A stretch of Peptococcaceae bacterium 1198_IL3148 DNA encodes these proteins:
- the sigF gene encoding RNA polymerase sporulation sigma factor SigF, which produces MSGRLLEMNLPRFPLLKDEEMKQLITKAQAGDQEARDRLVNCNLKLVFNLVQRFQNRGYELEDLFQIGTIGLMKSIDKFDLSYDVKFSTYAVPMIVGEIRRFLRDDNPVKVSRSLKEAAYRIQMVKERLITKLGREPTIGEIAEDLGCTREEVVTALEAAQSPTSIYETLHQDDGDPIYILDQLKSDEEGDNPWLEQLAVKELLMRLPERDRKIILWRFFEDLTQAEVANRLNISQVQVSRLERQALKKLRQLVANES; this is translated from the coding sequence AATGAACCTGCCTCGGTTTCCTTTGCTTAAAGATGAAGAAATGAAACAATTAATAACTAAGGCCCAAGCCGGGGATCAAGAGGCTAGGGATAGGTTAGTAAACTGCAATCTAAAACTTGTCTTTAATTTAGTACAGCGGTTTCAAAATCGCGGCTATGAATTGGAAGACCTCTTTCAAATTGGCACCATTGGGCTAATGAAATCAATAGACAAGTTTGACCTTAGTTATGATGTTAAGTTTTCTACTTATGCTGTGCCGATGATAGTGGGGGAAATCAGGCGCTTTTTAAGGGATGACAATCCCGTTAAAGTAAGCAGATCTTTAAAAGAAGCTGCTTACCGCATTCAAATGGTTAAGGAGCGACTGATCACTAAACTGGGTCGAGAACCGACCATTGGTGAAATTGCCGAGGATTTAGGCTGTACCAGGGAGGAAGTGGTCACCGCTCTGGAAGCTGCCCAATCTCCCACCTCAATATATGAAACATTGCACCAGGACGATGGTGACCCAATTTATATTTTAGACCAACTGAAAAGTGATGAAGAAGGCGACAATCCGTGGTTAGAGCAACTGGCGGTCAAGGAGTTGCTGATGAGACTGCCTGAGCGGGATCGAAAAATCATTTTATGGCGTTTTTTTGAAGATTTAACCCAAGCCGAAGTGGCTAACCGATTAAACATCTCCCAGGTTCAGGTATCACGGTTAGAGAGGCAAGCACTAAAAAAATTGCGCCAATTAGTGGCCAATGAATCTTAA